The genomic stretch ATTGAGATAGTTTTTTTAGTTTCATCTATGATATTCCCACTAATTCCAATTAAAAATTTATTAGAACTATTAACAACTTCTGAATATAATCCTATTAATTCATGATAGAAAACATTCTTTGAAGTTATCATATTATCTAATAAACGAATCGTGAGTTAATTGACAATGTATATTTTAAAATATCTTTAAATGTATATGCAATTATTTATTGATATTAATTGAAGAAAGACTAGTTTCTTCTTTTTCTATTGAATTTTTTATCAGAATCTCTGATTTCAATAGTATCTGAAGAAAAGCCCATATCAGATAAAACTTCTTTAACTTTTCTTTTATGATCTCCTTGAAGTTCTATTTGACCTTTCTTAGCTGTCCCCCCACAAGCACATTTAGCTTTTAATTCTTTGGTAAGCTCTTTTATATCAATATCATGTTCATCGATACCTTCTACAATTGTCATAAGTTTTCCGAATCTTCTCCTAACTGTATATACTTTAACAGTTTGAACTTCTCTTGCAATTTCTTCACAAACACAAAGTTCTTCCGGAAGACCGCATACATCACAGATTTTCATTTAGTTCTCCTTCTGTTTTTGGTTCATAATTGTAAGAACACGAGCAATAGTCCTTTTAAGTTCTCGGATTTTTCCAGGATTCTCATTAACTCCAGCAGCAGAACTTTTAGAAATATTTTTAGCTAATTCTGCTTTGAGTTCATTTAATTTTTCCTGAATGTCCTCAATTTCCATTTCCCAAATTTCTTTACTTCTTAAAATTGCCATTTATTTCAACTCTTATAAATAAATATTAATTTAAAAAGGATTTAAATTAATCATCCTCTTTATCTGAAGTTTCTTCAGGAACTTTTTCAGATGAATCCGTTTCATCTTCAACTTCTTCAATATCTTCAGCTATTTCAGATTCTTCAATATCTTCAGATTCTTCAGTATCATTAGCTTCAATATCTTCAGCATCTTCAAGTTCTTCGAGCTCTTCAAGTTCTACTTCTTCTTCTACAATTTCAGAATCATTATCTTCAACTATAGTAATTTCTTCCTCAACTTTTACTGCCTCTTCAGTTTCTTCAACAGCTTCAATTGTTGGAGGGAGAATGTCAACTTTATCTGGTAAAACAGCCTCAGGAGGCATTATTCTAACAAAAATTCCTAAAACACCAGGTTTTAGTTGTACAGTTGCAAAACCTTCTTTTACAAACCTTGTTGATGGTTCACCACATTTTTTAATGTATCCTTCAACAAATTTTGCAACAGCAGATCTTGAACCTCTAATTTTACCAGAGATAGTTACTTCTACACCTTGAGCACCAGCACCCATAATTCTACGAATAGTTGAATAAGCTACTCTTCTAAAGTGCATACCTCTTTGTAACATTGATGCAATTTTATAAGCCATAATTTTTGGATTAAGTTCTGGTACATCAACTTCTTTAACTTCAACTTGAGGATTATCAAGATCAAAATCATTTTTAAGTGTTTGAGTAATAGCCCTTACAGTTTTTCCACCTCTACCAATAACCATTCCTGGTCTTTCAGCATATACAACTACCATTGTACCGAGAGGAGTAACTTGAACATCCATTCCACCATAACCTGCTCTTTCAAGCTCGGTTTCTAAATATTCATCAATTTTGGTCCTTTTGAGACCTTCAGTGACAAAATCTTTTTCAATCATTAATTTAAGCCTCCCCTAAAACGATTTGTATATGGGTTGTTGGTGTGTTAAACGGAGTAACTCTTCCAAATGCTCTTGGAATTCCTCCTTTAATAACAAAACCTTTGTGGCTAGAACTGTGAATAATTTTTAAATTTTCTGTATCTAAACCTTTATATTCAGCATTAGCTTCAGCATTTTCTATAATTTTTAAAATTTCTGAAGCTGCTTTAACTGGATATCTTCCACTAGGCCAACCTTGTAATCCTTTTCTGTGTCCTACTTTTTTATTATGTCTTTTAAAAGGAACAGCTTTTTTCATTTCGATTACTTCATTTAAGTAATTTTTTGCTTTTTCAACATTCATTCCTCTAATTGCTCTACATATCTCAACAGAATGCTTTGGAGAAATTTTAAGAGTTTTACCCATAGCACGAGCTGTTTTAGAGGTATCTTCATCATTATAAGCATAATTAATATCAGCCATACAATAATCTCCTTATTTTACTCTATATATTATACCCTATTAATCAATCTTCTCCGCAACTCTATTTAAGAGGCACGAACATAGATGATCTGGTAGCTCCCATACCTGGGTCTCCATGTTGAACTCTTTGTCGGGTTGGTGCAAATTCACCAAAGTAGCAACCAATCATTTCTGGTGTAAATTCTACTTCAACAAACTCTTTACCATTATAAATTCCAAAAATAGTACCAACCATTTCAGGTAATACTATCATGTCCCTACAATGAGTCTTAATAACTAAAGGTTTTCCACCTTTTTGTTCTTGCTTTTTCAACTTTCTAAATTTATCCAGCACAATTTGTTGTCTTGGTAAAAATCCTCTTTTCAAGGATCTTCTTTGTCTTGCTGGTAAAATTTCCATTAAATCCTCTAAAGACATAGCTTGTAAGTCTTCTAGAGTGTAACCTTGATATTTAAATATTTTTCTTGCCAAACAGTCACAACCTTAAATTTATCTTCTCTTACCTGTTCTTTTAGCTGCAATTGAACCAACTTTTCTTCCTGGAGGCGCATGTCTTGAAATTGTAGTAGGTCGTCCTGGATGTTGTCTGTTTCCTCCCCCATGAGGGTGATCTACAGCATTCATAGCTACTCCTCTAACAGTCATAGATTTCTTACCTTTAGCTTTATAGGCATGCCATCTTTTACCTGCTTTAAGGAATGGTTTGTCCTTTCTTCCCCCACCAGCTACAACGCCGATAGTAGCCCTACATGATGGGTTAAATGATTTTAACTCTCCTGACGGGAGTTCAATAACTGCTTTATCTGCATCATGTGTAATTAAAGAAGCATAAGTTCCAGAAGATCTTACAAATTTTCCACCATCTCCTGGTCTATTTTCAATGTCATAAATAGGAGTTCCTTCAGGGATTTCAGCTAAAGGTAATGAATTACCAAAACTAATTGAAGCTGAAACACCACATTCAATATCATCATCAATTTGAATGCTTTCAGGAGCTAGTATAAATTTCTTTTCACCATTTTCAAACTTAACTTGAGCAATAGGTGCGGATCTTCCTGGGTCATGAACTATATCTATGACTTTACCTTTCAAACTGCCTTCTTTTTCGATTTTATCATAAGTTCTGTATTGAATCTTATCTTTAAAACGATGAGAAGCACTACGATAAGCAGGAGTTCCTCTTCCTCTTCTTTGGTGTATTAATCGTTTTCCCATTTTTTATTCTCCTTATGTTAAGTTTAATTAGAATACTCCCATTTTAACAGCTATATCTTCAGCAGCATTCTCTTCTATAAGAGAGATATATGCTAATTTTAATCCATTTGAACTGATGTGAGTATTTACTTTTTTAACTTTTTCATCAAATAAATGTTCAAAAGCATTTTTGATAGCTGTTTTATTACTTTCTCTCAAAACAACAAATGTGAGTTCATTTTTTTGATCGATTAAATTCATAGTTTTTTCAGTAACATGAGGTCTAACAATAACTGAGTACGGATCCATATTATCCACCTTCTTAACTATTCCAATTTTTTAAATTCTAATGAATATCTAGTTTTAAATTCTACCTTAGAGTTTTTCTACTTTAAAATTTATCTAGAACTTATAGAATTTATTGGAATAATCCTCCTAACTTTTCAATAGCGGATTTAGTAAATACAGTTAATCTACCAGGATGAGTACCTGGAGCTAATAATTCCGCATTTAAATTTTCAACAGTTACAACATCAACACCAGCATGGTTTCTTGCACCTAAACTAATGCCTTTATCATCAGCTACAACTATTAGAGGACCTTTAGCTTTTTTGTATTTTCTACCTCTAAGTTTACCTTTACCAGCTCGAATCTTTGTATTTTTCTTTGCTCTAGTAATATCATCAAAAATTCCTAAATTTTTAAAAATTTCTCTAGTTTCTTTAGTTTTCTTAATTGATTCAAGATCATCATCAACAATTAAAGGTAATTGAGGAATATCTTGCACTTTGTGGCCTCTTTCTTCTACAAGATTTGAATTTGAAGTTGCTGCAACAGCAGACCTAATAGCAAATCTTCTTTCTTTAACATTTATCTTTTCATGATAAACTTTTTGAGGTCTTGGAGGGTGTGCTCTTCTTCCACCAATAGCTTGTGGAATGAATGCTGCTCTGGAACCATTTTTAACTCTCGGTACCATAGCTGCACCTCTACCTGAACCCCAGGATTCTGCAGAAGTTCTTTTACCTGCCATAGGGTCAGATCCCCATGGTTGTACTCTAGCTGTTTGTGAAGATATAACTGCTCTTTTTATGAGATCAGGTCTAAATTCTTCATTAAAAATAGCTGGAAGTTCGATTTCTTCTTTGACTTCTCCTTCCATTGTATAAACGTTAACTTTCATAAATAAACACCTTAATAAACATCTATATAAAAAAAATAATTAAACACCTTGTTTAGACTTTGTGCTTATGTAGTTTATTTGAGGTGCATCATTGGACTTACCTTTTGCCCTCATAGCTTTCCTAAGAATAACTAATCTCTTACTTGGACCAGGTAAGGATCCTTTAACTAAAACATAGTCGTTTTTAACTAAACCATATTTTATAAATCCTCCTTCTGGATTGACTGCATCTACATCAGTCGCATCTCCAATTTTCAAGATTTTTTTATTGTATTCTGTTCTCTTATGATAACCCATTTGTCCTGCTTGAGGAACAGTCCACATAGTTCTTGATGGAGTCCATGGCCCCATTGAACCGATATGTCTCTTTTTACTACTTCTAGCAGCTTTACCATACTGTATCCTAATACCCCATCTTTTAACAGGTCCTTGGAATCCTTTTCCTTTAGTAGTAGCAATAGAATCAACATACTGACCATCACTAAATATGTCAGTAGCTTTAACTTCATTGCCCAGTAATTCAAGAGCCGCGTTTAATTTCTCTTCTGCAGTTTTTCCTCCGATACCACATTCAAATATTTCCGGCTTTTTCTTAGGAACAGATGTTGCTTTAGGGTTTGTGTGAACTAAGACTTTAATGTCTTCAGTTTCTTCTAAAGCTTCCTGAATCTTTGCAATAGCTTCAGATTGATTGTATTCTTTTGGAAGTGAAATCTTCCTAGAAAGTTCTTTATCTAAATTATCTGCAAGAACTTCAGTAATAACTTTTAATCCATAAGTAGTTTTTTCATATGCCCGCACTCCCATTACTACAACAGGGGGTACTTCCAATACAGTTACAGGTGTGAATACTTCCATACCACTGGTTGGAGAATTTTTATCATTGTCCACCATCATGGCATGAGTCATACCAACTTTGTATCCAGCAAGCCCTAATAATTTTGGCTCATCTTCTTGAGGCCAAGATTTAACTCTTGGTGTCTCTTTAGCAGCTCTTTTTCTAGGACTGAATGCAACTGATCCACTCCTTGGCTGGTGATGTCTAACCATTTATTTAACCTCCTTTTTTTACATCTTTTTGTATTAATCGATATTAATCGACTATATTTTCGAATATATTTCCTTAATTAATTAGAATTGATTTTTTAAATTTTCATTATTAATTAAATCTAGATTTATTTAATAAATAGCAATACAACTATATTTTAACATACTTAAAGCATTGAAACATTATACAATTAAGTATATTATATACATACAATACTTTTCATTATATTAAAGAGTATACTCATAGCAATATTGCTAGATAAATATGAAACTTTAAAACTTTTTAAGGTTTAGCTATGATTAATTAGATATAGAATACACTAAATAAACAGCATATTATCTAAATAAATAGCAAACAAGCTAATTTGACAGCAATCAAGCTAACAAATAGCAAATTAAAAGCTTAATTTACAAATTATAGTTCAATACTATAATCAAATTTATTAATATGGCTAAATTTCTTGAATATCCCTTGAAAACTTAATTTCAAATGAAATCAGCTAGTTAGTAACATATTAATGATAGACAGAGTGGAAATAACTGCCTCTTCGGTTCTGACAGTCTCAGTTCCTTGGGAAGGGACGGTATTAACCTTAATTAGATCCCAGGAAAATCCATCTAATTCCTCTGAAATTGAGGAATAAGGACCACCAAAGACAATAGCAAGTTTATCTACAGAGTCTAATTTTTCTTCAAATTCATTAAAAATAGAATTTATTGTATCAGCATATCTTGTTGTTTCAACAACAAAATCTGGTTTAACTAATTTTAAGCTATTTTTAAGACTTTTATGAGTGGATAATATCTCATATCCCCAATAAACATCATCAGGTTCATCGGGTGTGACTATTACCTCTTTTGCGACTTTAGTGACTTTAAAACTAAAGATTTTATTGACACTTAGTTGCTCTTTGCAAAAAGCTAGGTTATCTCTACCTTCCATTCCAATGTCAACAAAAGTACCTTTCTTAGTTCTTTTGACTGTAAAACCCTGTCTAAATTCACCGACTTTTACATCAGAATCAGTTGGATGATGTGGAGTTCTAAGTGGTGGAAGGATTCCAACATGCTTTAACTCAGATTTGATTGGATACGCTTTTTTTCGAAGATATTGAGGAGTATTCATATATCCCAATACATCAGCCATAAAATCAGCATCCGCAGCAAATTTATCATCTTTGTAAGAAAGATCTTTGTATATAACAACTTGATTCACATTAAATACAGCTAACGCACGACCTATAACTCCAGTTTTATATGTCTTGAGTTTTAAATCGCTTGTTTCACTTAAAAATGAATCTGGAATAAATACAGAAACCTGTTTTTTATGCATTTATAGATATTTATCATCATCTATATATAAAGATTACCATCACAGTGATAGTTACCACTAAGTAAATCTATAAGTTAATATTATATCAATTATAATATCTGTAGCTAATTTTTCATTAGAATATTATATTTATTTACATTAATTATTTCCATTAAATATTATCACAATACATAAATGTCCTGTGATATTCACTAATAAGAATCAATGATTAAATATATTAGTATATATCTATATTTAGTAAAAATAACAATAATACAATAAATAATATCTAATAATAACCTTAATTATAGCTACAAATTTCTAAATTAAAGGTTATTTTTAATATATTTCAATATATTTAATTGAATATATATTATTAAATTATTGTTAAAAAGGTATTTAAGCTTTACTAATATCTGTTTTATAAAAAGAGAAAATTATTGTAATAATATATTATTCATAATGAAAAAAATGAAAAATAAAATTTTAACATAATAATTATTCAATAAAAAAAAATGAAAAAGCTAAAAAAACATTAATATTAAAAAACTAATAAATTTCAAAAATAAAATTAAATAGCTTATTTAACCACTCTAAAAACAACAACATCTATATCACGAGTTTCCATTGTGTGAAACTCGTAAGTATTAAGTAAA from Methanobrevibacter sp. TMH8 encodes the following:
- the yciH gene encoding stress response translation initiation inhibitor YciH, producing MKICDVCGLPEELCVCEEIAREVQTVKVYTVRRRFGKLMTIVEGIDEHDIDIKELTKELKAKCACGGTAKKGQIELQGDHKRKVKEVLSDMGFSSDTIEIRDSDKKFNRKRRN
- the rpmC gene encoding 50S ribosomal protein L29, with the protein product MAILRSKEIWEMEIEDIQEKLNELKAELAKNISKSSAAGVNENPGKIRELKRTIARVLTIMNQKQKEN
- a CDS encoding 30S ribosomal protein S3, producing the protein MIEKDFVTEGLKRTKIDEYLETELERAGYGGMDVQVTPLGTMVVVYAERPGMVIGRGGKTVRAITQTLKNDFDLDNPQVEVKEVDVPELNPKIMAYKIASMLQRGMHFRRVAYSTIRRIMGAGAQGVEVTISGKIRGSRSAVAKFVEGYIKKCGEPSTRFVKEGFATVQLKPGVLGIFVRIMPPEAVLPDKVDILPPTIEAVEETEEAVKVEEEITIVEDNDSEIVEEEVELEELEELEDAEDIEANDTEESEDIEESEIAEDIEEVEDETDSSEKVPEETSDKEDD
- the rplV gene encoding 50S ribosomal protein L22; translated protein: MADINYAYNDEDTSKTARAMGKTLKISPKHSVEICRAIRGMNVEKAKNYLNEVIEMKKAVPFKRHNKKVGHRKGLQGWPSGRYPVKAASEILKIIENAEANAEYKGLDTENLKIIHSSSHKGFVIKGGIPRAFGRVTPFNTPTTHIQIVLGEA
- the rpsS gene encoding 30S ribosomal protein S19, which codes for MARKIFKYQGYTLEDLQAMSLEDLMEILPARQRRSLKRGFLPRQQIVLDKFRKLKKQEQKGGKPLVIKTHCRDMIVLPEMVGTIFGIYNGKEFVEVEFTPEMIGCYFGEFAPTRQRVQHGDPGMGATRSSMFVPLK
- a CDS encoding 50S ribosomal protein L2: MGKRLIHQRRGRGTPAYRSASHRFKDKIQYRTYDKIEKEGSLKGKVIDIVHDPGRSAPIAQVKFENGEKKFILAPESIQIDDDIECGVSASISFGNSLPLAEIPEGTPIYDIENRPGDGGKFVRSSGTYASLITHDADKAVIELPSGELKSFNPSCRATIGVVAGGGRKDKPFLKAGKRWHAYKAKGKKSMTVRGVAMNAVDHPHGGGNRQHPGRPTTISRHAPPGRKVGSIAAKRTGKRR
- a CDS encoding 50S ribosomal protein L23 → MDPYSVIVRPHVTEKTMNLIDQKNELTFVVLRESNKTAIKNAFEHLFDEKVKKVNTHISSNGLKLAYISLIEENAAEDIAVKMGVF
- the rpl4p gene encoding 50S ribosomal protein L4, which encodes MKVNVYTMEGEVKEEIELPAIFNEEFRPDLIKRAVISSQTARVQPWGSDPMAGKRTSAESWGSGRGAAMVPRVKNGSRAAFIPQAIGGRRAHPPRPQKVYHEKINVKERRFAIRSAVAATSNSNLVEERGHKVQDIPQLPLIVDDDLESIKKTKETREIFKNLGIFDDITRAKKNTKIRAGKGKLRGRKYKKAKGPLIVVADDKGISLGARNHAGVDVVTVENLNAELLAPGTHPGRLTVFTKSAIEKLGGLFQ
- the rpl3p gene encoding 50S ribosomal protein L3 — protein: MVRHHQPRSGSVAFSPRKRAAKETPRVKSWPQEDEPKLLGLAGYKVGMTHAMMVDNDKNSPTSGMEVFTPVTVLEVPPVVVMGVRAYEKTTYGLKVITEVLADNLDKELSRKISLPKEYNQSEAIAKIQEALEETEDIKVLVHTNPKATSVPKKKPEIFECGIGGKTAEEKLNAALELLGNEVKATDIFSDGQYVDSIATTKGKGFQGPVKRWGIRIQYGKAARSSKKRHIGSMGPWTPSRTMWTVPQAGQMGYHKRTEYNKKILKIGDATDVDAVNPEGGFIKYGLVKNDYVLVKGSLPGPSKRLVILRKAMRAKGKSNDAPQINYISTKSKQGV
- a CDS encoding putative RNA uridine N3 methyltransferase, which encodes MHKKQVSVFIPDSFLSETSDLKLKTYKTGVIGRALAVFNVNQVVIYKDLSYKDDKFAADADFMADVLGYMNTPQYLRKKAYPIKSELKHVGILPPLRTPHHPTDSDVKVGEFRQGFTVKRTKKGTFVDIGMEGRDNLAFCKEQLSVNKIFSFKVTKVAKEVIVTPDEPDDVYWGYEILSTHKSLKNSLKLVKPDFVVETTRYADTINSIFNEFEEKLDSVDKLAIVFGGPYSSISEELDGFSWDLIKVNTVPSQGTETVRTEEAVISTLSIINMLLTS